In one Gopherus evgoodei ecotype Sinaloan lineage chromosome 1, rGopEvg1_v1.p, whole genome shotgun sequence genomic region, the following are encoded:
- the SLC16A8 gene encoding monocarboxylate transporter 3, producing the protein MGRSDPEECQSPASVKPPDGGWGWIVLLGCFVITGFSYAFPKAVSVYFKELMHDFHVGYSDTAWISSIMLAMLYGTGPVSSIMVNQFGCRPVMLVGGLLASAGMILASFTTNIIELYLTAGMLTGLGMALNFQPSLIMLGTYFDKRRPLANGLAAAGSPVFLSALSPLGQVLLEKFGWRGGFLIMGGLLLNCCTCGAVMRPLEAGMKRKMERVQDKYEAKEMLPIGERAEEAISTMDGAKKSKKTKKQQQQPRKGKKLLDFSIFSNRGFVIYSIAKFIMVLGLFVPPILLVNYAKDIGVPDTDAAFLLSIIGFIDIFARPSCGMLAGLKWMRPHVAYLFSFAMLFNGLTDICSASANTYTALVIFCVFFGISYGMVGALQFEVLMAIVGSQKFSSAIGLVLLIEAIAVLIGPPSAGRLVDAFKNYAIIFYLAGSEVVLSSLFLATATYCCLNQEKKTPQLEKTPSVGGGSDTEEAESDAQEVDHAADNHHLSHSTNTAVVMTSDAVNHIAEDHSADGVEQPADEGAVLVPGECNSGQTVERERF; encoded by the exons ATGGGGAGGTCTGACCCAGAGGAGTGCCAGTCGCCGGCTTCAGTGAAGCCCCCAGATGGTGGCTGGGGCTGGATAGTGCTGCTGGGCTGCTTTGTGATCACTGGCTTCTCCTATGCCTTTCCGAAGGCAGTGAGCGTCTACTTCAAGGAGCTCATGCATGACTTCCACGTGGGCTACAGCGACACAGCTTGGATCTCGTCCATCATGCTGGCCATGCTGTATGGCACGG GGCCTGTGAGCAGCATCATGGTGAACCAGTTTGGGTGCCGGCCTGTGATGCTTGTCGGTGGGCTCCTGGCGTCAGCCGGTATGATCCTAGCCTCCTTCACCACCAACATTATTGAGCTGTACCTGACCGCGGGCATGCTGACAG GTCTAGGTATGGCTCTGAACTTCCAGCCCTCCCTGATCATGCTGGGCACCTACTTTGACAAACGTAGACCTCTGGCCAATGGgcttgctgcagctgggagccctgttTTCCTCTCTGCCCTCTCTCCGCTGGGTCAGGTCTTGCTCGAAAAGTTTGGCTGGCGAGGGGGATTCCTCATCATGGGGGGTTTGCTGCTCAATTGCTGCACCTGTGGAGCAGTCATGAGACCTCTCGAGGCAGGCATGAAGCGGAAGATGGAGAGAGTTCAGGACAAATATGAAGCCAAGGAGATGCTGCCCATTGGGGAAAGGGCAGAGGAGGCCATAAGCACCATGGATGGAGCCAAAAAGTCAAAGAAaaccaagaagcagcagcagcagcccaggaaaggGAAGAAGCTATTGGATTTTTCTATCTTCTCCAACCGGGGGTTTGTCATTTACTCCATTGCTAAGTTCATCATGGTCTTGGGTCTCTTTGTGCCCCCCATATTGCTGGTCAACTATGCCAAAGACATAGGAGTGCCAGACACAGACGCTGCCTTCCTGCTGTCCATCATCGGCTTCATAGACATCTTTGCCCGCCCTTCCTGTGGGATGCTAGCCGGGCTGAAGTGGATGCGTCCCCATGTCGCCTACTTATTCAGCTTTGCTATGCTCTTCAATGGCCTGACAGACATCTGCAGCGCCAGCGCTAACACCTACACAGCACTGGTCATCTTCTGTGTCTTCTTTGGCATCTCCTATGGCATGGTGGGTGCATTGCAGTTTGAGGTGCTCATGGCCATTGTTGGATCCCAGAAGTTCTCCAGTGCCATTGGACTGGTCCTGCTCATTGAAGCCATTGCTGTGCTCATTGGGCCACCCTCAGCAG GACGCTTGGTGGATGCATTCAAGAACTATGCAATCATCTTCTACCTGGCTGGCTCAGAGGTTGTACTCTCCTCCCTCTTCCTGGCCACGGCCACCTATTGCTGCCTGAATCAAGAGAAGAAGACACCCCAGCTAGAGAAGACTCCTTCGGTAGGGGGTGGCAGTGATACCGAAGAGGCAGAGTCAGATGCGCAGGAAGTGGATCATGCTGCTGACAACCACCACCTGTCCCACAGCACCAACACTGCTGTTGTCATGACCAGTGATGCAGTGAACCACATAGCAGAGGACCATAGTGCAGATGGGGTTGAGCAGCCTGCGGATGAGGGGGCAGTGCTAGTCCCAGGTGAATGCAACTCTGGCCagacagtggagagagagagattttag